TTTGGGTTTCTTTTTTAATTCCTCCCTGCTAAGCACATGAAAATGTGACTGAGAGGGCGAAGCTGTAACCACGAATGCCTTAACCACGAATTTAATTAAACCACGAATTTCACGAATTTCACAAATAAGAATTAAGTCAAAATTATTTAAGGTGATAGCAAAGACTATCTAAATGATTTTTAAGAAGGAGACATATGATATTGTTGGGGTGGCAATGATTGTTCATAAAGAGTTGGGTGGTGGATTTGTGGAAAGTGTATATCAAGAAGCTTTTGGAATTGAATTGCTTGATCATAATATTCCATTTGAAAAAGAAGTAAAACTGCAAATTCAGTATAAAGGCAATTTACTTTCCAAATACTTCATAGCCGACTTTGTTTGTTACACCGATATATTGGTTGAGTTGAAATCCTCCGCTGCTATATCGGATGAGCACTATACCCAAGTTATCAATTACCTAAAAGCAACTAAAAAACCTCTAGGGCTTTTGTTAAACTTCGGTCCAAAGTCTCTTGAATTTAAAAGAGTGATTTTAGACCCTAATAGTAGAAGTTAATAATAAGCGGTTGAAGTCTCTCGCAGATAGTCCTAAATTCATAGAAAAAAATAGTGTAATTCGCGTAATTAGCGGTTAAAATAACCTTCTAGCATTTCGCGGTTAAATTTCATTCTCTCCATGAAAAAACTTCTTTTCGTTTTATTTCTTTTTACAGTTCAATTTGTGGCCCAGGGGCAGTCCCTTTCCGATATTCAGAATATCAAAGTCGACAACCTGTCCGACGCACAGATCGAGCAATTGATTAAAAGGGCAGAGGCTTCAGGCATGAATGAACAGCAAATGCTCAATATGGCAGCAGAGAGAGGGATGCCAGCTGGAGAAATTGCAAAATTAAGACAGAGAATTAATTCTTTACGTAGTGGTGGGGCAAGTTTGCAACAGCAACAAGGAAGTGGGAGAGCAGACCAATTGCGACAAGTACAAGGATTTGGGACCCAAGAAGACATTTTTGACTCATTAAGGAAGTCAGATCCTTATTATGATTTAAGTCCAACTCAAAAGAAAATTTTCGGATATAAACTTTTTCATAATCGCAACCTTACTTTTAATCCAAGCTTGAATGTGCCTACTCCTCAAGGTTATACCGTTGGGGCAGGAGATCAGTTGCTTATAGATGTTTATGGTGCTTCCCAACAATCCTATGATGTAACCGTCAATCCTGATGGAAGGATTTTTATTCCAAATGTAGGTCCGATTCAAGTAGGAGGGGCCACAATTGCTTCCGCGACGAGTAGGATAAGGACCGCTTTGACACGCATCTATTCAGGCTTGGGAAGCAGCAATCCCAGTACATTTTTGGATGTTCGATTGGGTAACATAAGGACTGTTTCCATTTCCTTAGTCGGAGAGCTGGTTCGCCCGGGGACTTATACCTTGCCTTCCTTTGCTTCACCTTTTAATGCCTTGTTTGCAGCAGGTGGACCTAATGAAAACGGTTCTTTTAGGCATATTCAGGTTTACAGGGACAGCAAGCTTTTGACCGAAATAGATGTTTATGAATTTTTAGTCAAAGGTGACTTTACTTCTCCTATTACCTTAAGGGATAACGATGTGATCATAGTACCTCCTGTACGTTCAAGAGTAGAGATTCAGGGACCTGTTAGAAGAGAAGGGCTGTTTGAAATCAAGCCTGGAGAGACAGTGGATCAATTGATTAATTTTGCAGGAGGATTTAGTAGTCAGGCTTATAGGGAGCGATTAACAGTGACCAGAAAGACTGGTACAGAACTACGTGTGGAGGATGTTGATGCTGGCAATTTTCAAGCATTTTATCCAAAGGATGGAGACGTAGTTAGGGTTGGGGAGATTCTGGACAGATTTCAAAACAGGGTTCAGGTTACCGGGGCCTTGATGAGACCTGGGGTGTTTGCACTCACGCCGGGAATGGGCATCAGGGATTTGGTTGAAAAAGCAGATGGATTGAGAGAGGATGCTTTTTTAAATAGGGCTACTTTGTACAGGA
This Cecembia calidifontis DNA region includes the following protein-coding sequences:
- a CDS encoding GxxExxY protein, whose protein sequence is MIFKKETYDIVGVAMIVHKELGGGFVESVYQEAFGIELLDHNIPFEKEVKLQIQYKGNLLSKYFIADFVCYTDILVELKSSAAISDEHYTQVINYLKATKKPLGLLLNFGPKSLEFKRVILDPNSRS
- a CDS encoding SLBB domain-containing protein, whose protein sequence is MKKLLFVLFLFTVQFVAQGQSLSDIQNIKVDNLSDAQIEQLIKRAEASGMNEQQMLNMAAERGMPAGEIAKLRQRINSLRSGGASLQQQQGSGRADQLRQVQGFGTQEDIFDSLRKSDPYYDLSPTQKKIFGYKLFHNRNLTFNPSLNVPTPQGYTVGAGDQLLIDVYGASQQSYDVTVNPDGRIFIPNVGPIQVGGATIASATSRIRTALTRIYSGLGSSNPSTFLDVRLGNIRTVSISLVGELVRPGTYTLPSFASPFNALFAAGGPNENGSFRHIQVYRDSKLLTEIDVYEFLVKGDFTSPITLRDNDVIIVPPVRSRVEIQGPVRREGLFEIKPGETVDQLINFAGGFSSQAYRERLTVTRKTGTELRVEDVDAGNFQAFYPKDGDVVRVGEILDRFQNRVQVTGALMRPGVFALTPGMGIRDLVEKADGLREDAFLNRATLYRTRGDFSLEIVPVDIKAIINGEAEDIVLRREDVLNVPSIYDLREEYYVKISGEVNNPGAFAFGENMTVADLVLKAGGFKESATASQIEIARRVKNDISGKLAEIIRIDIDKDLRISGEGKDLVLKPFDHVIVRRSPGFQREKMVRVEGEVFFPGEYAIANANERISDLLNRAGGLNQFAYAKGATLIRRNEFYSAPSENERKAQTLTEVKNNAIKDTKNDTEAEKILLSRIDKKINEKGGDQANKRGGLISDDFRKETIEEITEQGLNEQVNIRTQEMVGIDLLAILTNPGGRNDLILQEGDVLSIPKELQTVRMRGEVLYPNTARFRENATFKSYISKAGGFTEKSRRGRSYVVYANGDVKRTTKFLFINNYPAIEPGAEIIVPAKPEREPLSAQAWIGLATSMATLALLINNLTR